From Bacillus basilensis, a single genomic window includes:
- a CDS encoding fused response regulator/phosphatase: protein MSILIVDDNPVNIFVIEKILKQAGYQDLVSLNSAQELFEYIHFGKDSSRHNEIDLILLDIMMPEIDGLEVCRRLQKEEKFKDIPIIFVTALEDANKLAEALDMGAMDYITKPINKVELLARMRVALRLKSELNWHKEQEENLRNELDLATQVQRNLLSSPLREDHIKIEASYLPSFKLAGDMYYWYKIDENRYGIILLDVMGHGVSASLVCMFISSVLRETIKCLIDPELVIKDLNKYMTLLHNENDNIPYYFTAIYLVVNTENRTIEYVNAGHPSGYVLVDETNVVELDRGSCAVGFFDEIKVEKTVIPFEKNAQILLFTDGVLEAISNDEFESEEKLRTFTERKWGDLEGEIEGFYKEEQKKAQSDDMCLIMIQTNAK, encoded by the coding sequence GTGTCCATTTTAATTGTCGATGATAATCCGGTTAACATCTTTGTAATTGAAAAAATTTTAAAACAAGCCGGATATCAGGATCTTGTATCGCTTAATTCTGCACAAGAGCTTTTCGAATACATCCATTTTGGAAAAGATTCTTCCAGGCATAATGAAATAGATTTAATCCTATTAGATATCATGATGCCTGAAATTGATGGACTTGAAGTTTGTAGGCGATTACAAAAAGAGGAGAAGTTTAAAGATATACCTATTATTTTTGTAACAGCTTTAGAAGATGCGAATAAATTAGCTGAAGCGCTTGATATGGGAGCAATGGATTATATTACGAAACCTATAAATAAAGTTGAACTATTAGCACGTATGCGTGTAGCGTTACGCTTGAAATCGGAATTAAATTGGCATAAAGAACAAGAAGAAAATCTTCGGAATGAACTAGATTTAGCTACGCAAGTACAAAGAAACTTATTAAGTAGTCCATTAAGGGAAGATCATATAAAAATTGAAGCAAGTTACTTACCTTCATTCAAACTAGCTGGAGATATGTATTACTGGTATAAAATCGATGAAAATCGCTACGGTATTATATTATTAGATGTGATGGGACATGGTGTATCTGCTTCATTAGTTTGTATGTTCATTTCGTCCGTATTACGTGAAACGATTAAATGTTTAATTGATCCAGAACTCGTCATTAAAGACTTAAATAAATATATGACTCTTTTACATAATGAGAATGACAATATTCCATATTATTTTACAGCGATATACTTAGTAGTTAATACAGAAAATAGAACAATTGAATATGTAAATGCAGGACATCCTTCTGGATACGTTTTAGTTGATGAAACAAATGTAGTTGAACTAGATCGCGGGAGTTGTGCGGTAGGATTTTTTGATGAAATAAAAGTTGAAAAGACAGTTATACCTTTTGAGAAGAACGCTCAAATATTATTGTTTACAGATGGTGTACTTGAAGCAATTTCAAATGATGAATTTGAGTCTGAAGAAAAGTTACGTACTTTTACAGAAAGAAAATGGGGCGATTTAGAAGGAGAGATAGAAGGGTTTTATAAGGAAGAACAGAAGAAAGCACAATCAGATGATATGTGTCTAATTATGATACAAACGAATGCGAAATAA
- a CDS encoding alpha/beta fold hydrolase: MKRADNKIGHFISEKGKEDFQIVYDESIAFLPKPNETKDIKTKYGTIRAYYFTKEENKHKEPILLLPGRGASTPMWVPNLEGLREKRPVYTIDLLGEPGMSVQTKVIENQKQQAEWLNEVIEGLGLEKVHIVGVSIGGWTTMNLARYNPEHLATASLLDPVFVFARISIKMILASIPASVPIVPKFIREKMLSYVSGGAEINKDESIAKLIESGMRNYKLKTPAPDLFSKEDLKNINIPVLALMAEKSTMHNSVKAVETGKRYVKDIDIVNWKNASHAINGEFSNEVNARILDFVEKHSNDN; the protein is encoded by the coding sequence ATGAAGAGAGCTGATAATAAGATTGGTCACTTTATATCCGAAAAAGGGAAGGAAGATTTTCAAATTGTTTACGATGAATCAATAGCATTTCTTCCAAAACCTAACGAAACGAAAGATATAAAAACGAAATATGGCACAATTCGTGCTTATTACTTTACTAAAGAAGAAAACAAACATAAGGAACCAATACTTTTACTCCCTGGACGTGGTGCATCTACTCCAATGTGGGTACCCAATTTAGAAGGGCTAAGGGAGAAAAGGCCTGTTTATACGATAGATTTACTCGGTGAACCTGGAATGAGTGTGCAAACAAAGGTGATTGAAAACCAAAAACAACAAGCAGAATGGTTAAATGAAGTAATTGAAGGATTAGGTTTAGAAAAAGTGCATATCGTGGGTGTCTCCATTGGAGGTTGGACAACAATGAACTTGGCTAGATATAACCCTGAGCATCTTGCTACGGCTAGTTTATTGGACCCAGTCTTTGTATTTGCGCGAATATCCATAAAGATGATTTTAGCATCTATTCCAGCTTCCGTTCCTATTGTACCTAAGTTTATAAGAGAAAAGATGTTAAGCTATGTTTCTGGGGGAGCAGAAATAAATAAAGATGAGTCTATCGCTAAGTTAATCGAGTCGGGTATGCGTAACTATAAACTGAAAACGCCAGCGCCTGATTTATTTAGTAAAGAAGACTTGAAAAATATCAATATTCCAGTGCTTGCATTAATGGCTGAAAAAAGTACAATGCATAATTCGGTAAAAGCAGTTGAAACTGGGAAAAGATATGTTAAAGATATCGATATAGTGAACTGGAAAAATGCATCTCACGCAATCAATGGTGAATTCTCTAACGAAGTTAATGCCAGAATCCTTGATTTTGTAGAAAAACATTCTAATGATAACTAA
- a CDS encoding DUF4179 domain-containing protein, whose translation MKCYDIGFIQTYIDGELSHDIRKEFTKHLDTCEACQDLLVEISKLNQWENVMLDEECANSPQEIKIDIEQAWKTFESRSKLGNVSNINHKKQQKKGTFTNMSKKSKRFMYTAVAAAALFTTAMIPQVQVAATNVASYFSNAVINDKVVNEGGTDENGNKIDGMKNGKYIPIDEKITDQGITVHFKELYIADSRISVHYRMEKADGSLVPFEFDTSGLELGNDGKVNGQQEENPELKKGGVISFIQDSDDLLPFELMAAGKKLDHVGIREKDKPEGVVTFVEGPEGKDSFKQPLTLDININKIGKVAGSWKAQIPIDTSHLKNNTN comes from the coding sequence ATGAAATGTTATGATATCGGATTTATTCAAACATATATTGATGGCGAACTTTCTCATGATATAAGAAAGGAATTCACAAAGCACCTAGATACATGTGAAGCATGCCAAGATTTATTAGTAGAAATTAGTAAATTAAATCAATGGGAAAACGTAATGCTAGATGAAGAATGTGCAAATTCACCACAAGAAATCAAAATTGATATAGAACAAGCATGGAAAACATTTGAAAGTCGCTCCAAGTTAGGCAATGTTTCTAATATAAATCACAAAAAACAACAGAAGAAAGGAACCTTTACAAACATGAGTAAAAAATCAAAACGTTTCATGTATACAGCAGTAGCTGCAGCAGCACTTTTCACAACAGCAATGATTCCACAAGTACAAGTAGCAGCTACAAATGTTGCCTCGTATTTTTCTAATGCAGTTATAAACGATAAGGTTGTAAATGAGGGGGGTACAGATGAAAATGGTAACAAAATAGATGGAATGAAGAATGGTAAATATATTCCTATTGATGAAAAAATTACAGATCAAGGTATTACTGTACATTTCAAAGAATTATATATCGCAGATTCACGTATATCAGTTCATTATAGAATGGAAAAAGCTGACGGAAGTTTAGTACCATTTGAATTTGATACATCGGGATTAGAACTTGGGAATGATGGTAAGGTTAATGGACAACAAGAAGAAAACCCTGAGCTTAAAAAAGGAGGGGTAATATCTTTTATCCAAGATTCAGATGATCTTCTTCCTTTTGAACTTATGGCAGCAGGTAAAAAATTAGATCATGTAGGCATTCGTGAGAAAGACAAACCAGAAGGTGTCGTTACATTTGTTGAAGGTCCTGAAGGAAAAGACTCTTTCAAACAACCTCTTACGCTAGATATAAATATAAATAAAATTGGAAAAGTAGCTGGATCTTGGAAAGCTCAAATTCCAATTGATACTTCACATTTGAAAAATAATACGAATTAA
- the sigB gene encoding RNA polymerase sigma factor SigB, whose translation MMEIQSQPTNLTKEDVIKLIAEFQQNQCDEAQERLVNHYKNLVYSIAYRYSKGGPMHEDIIQVGMLGLLGAIRRYDYSIGNAFEPFAIPTIVGEIKKYLRDKTWGIHVPRRIKDLGGKIKLAIEELTDHLQRSPKIIEIADHLGLSEEEVLEIMDAKNNYRVSSLDDVVENSSDGSSVARIESVGEVEQGYEQTERRLVLEDIFNVLNETEKSVIHYIFGENLNQKDTGERLGISQMHVSRIKRQAISKLKQAAFLDT comes from the coding sequence ATGATGGAAATCCAATCTCAACCTACGAATCTTACTAAAGAAGACGTTATTAAGCTAATTGCAGAATTTCAACAAAACCAATGTGATGAAGCACAGGAAAGGTTAGTTAATCATTATAAAAATCTTGTATATTCCATTGCATATCGTTATTCCAAAGGCGGGCCTATGCATGAGGATATTATACAAGTAGGAATGTTAGGGCTCTTAGGCGCAATAAGAAGGTATGATTATTCGATAGGGAATGCTTTTGAGCCGTTTGCAATACCTACTATAGTAGGCGAAATAAAGAAGTATTTACGTGATAAAACTTGGGGCATTCACGTTCCAAGGCGAATTAAAGATTTGGGCGGGAAAATTAAACTTGCGATAGAGGAGTTAACAGATCATTTGCAGCGTTCACCGAAGATTATAGAGATTGCGGATCATTTAGGACTATCCGAAGAGGAAGTGCTAGAGATTATGGATGCTAAAAATAATTATCGAGTATCTTCCTTAGATGATGTAGTTGAAAATTCATCTGATGGAAGTTCGGTAGCGAGAATCGAATCTGTAGGTGAAGTAGAGCAAGGATATGAACAGACAGAAAGGCGTCTCGTTTTAGAGGATATTTTTAACGTATTAAATGAGACAGAAAAGAGTGTTATTCATTATATATTTGGAGAAAATTTAAATCAAAAAGATACAGGGGAACGGTTAGGTATTTCACAAATGCACGTTTCTCGTATTAAAAGACAAGCGATAAGTAAATTGAAGCAAGCAGCGTTTTTAGATACATAA
- a CDS encoding GlsB/YeaQ/YmgE family stress response membrane protein, giving the protein MGLIITCIVGGLIGALAGMITGKDFPLGIVGNVIAGLIGSWVGSALFGHWGPEWGGIFILPALLGAIVFILIVTFFSRMLRKA; this is encoded by the coding sequence GTGGGACTTATTATTACGTGTATTGTAGGTGGGCTTATTGGTGCGTTAGCTGGAATGATTACAGGAAAAGACTTTCCTTTAGGTATAGTTGGTAATGTAATTGCTGGTTTAATTGGATCTTGGGTTGGTAGTGCATTATTTGGTCACTGGGGTCCTGAATGGGGAGGCATTTTTATTCTTCCAGCGTTATTAGGTGCAATCGTCTTTATTTTAATCGTTACATTCTTCTCTAGAATGCTACGGAAAGCGTAA
- a CDS encoding ferritin-like domain-containing protein, translating into MSHDVKELIEGLNEDLAGEYSAIIMYNHNAATVSGIYRQVLKPFFESEISDEQGHALYLAEKIKTLGGTPTTTPLPVKQVEDVREMLEEARQSEYETIKRYEKRKEQAAELNMTELVVKLEDMIADETNHMEELDRLLNDKAMVLN; encoded by the coding sequence ATGTCACACGATGTGAAAGAACTAATCGAGGGATTGAATGAAGATTTAGCAGGAGAATACTCAGCAATTATTATGTATAACCATAATGCAGCTACGGTTTCTGGTATATATAGACAAGTATTAAAACCTTTCTTTGAATCTGAAATTAGTGATGAACAAGGACATGCCCTATATTTAGCGGAGAAAATTAAGACGCTAGGTGGTACACCTACTACGACCCCTTTACCAGTGAAACAAGTAGAAGATGTTAGAGAAATGTTAGAAGAAGCTAGACAATCAGAATATGAAACAATTAAGCGTTATGAAAAGCGAAAAGAACAAGCAGCGGAATTAAATATGACAGAGTTAGTTGTAAAGTTAGAAGATATGATTGCAGATGAAACAAATCATATGGAAGAATTAGATCGTCTTTTAAATGACAAAGCAATGGTGTTAAATTAA
- a CDS encoding CsbD family protein — MSESGLKEQITGKVEKKKGQVKEGIGEVTEDRELKNEGKWEKTKGTIKEKVGKVKQKISDGLDNKE, encoded by the coding sequence ATGAGTGAGAGCGGGCTAAAAGAACAAATTACTGGTAAGGTTGAAAAGAAAAAGGGACAAGTAAAAGAAGGAATTGGTGAAGTTACAGAAGATAGAGAGTTGAAAAATGAAGGGAAGTGGGAGAAGACGAAAGGAACTATAAAAGAAAAAGTCGGAAAAGTGAAACAAAAGATAAGTGATGGATTGGATAATAAAGAATAA
- the rsbW gene encoding anti-sigma B factor RsbW has product MMEKFEKIEMKIPAKAEYVAIIRLTMAGVANRMGFAYDDIEDMKIAISEACTNIVQHAYKEDVGEITIIFGLYEDRLEIMVADNGISFDFSTLKNKVGPYDISKPVEHLPENGLGLYLINTLMDDIQIMHDEGMTVLMTKYIQREQVENDGNPISTYESY; this is encoded by the coding sequence ATGATGGAGAAATTTGAAAAGATAGAAATGAAAATTCCTGCAAAAGCAGAATATGTGGCTATTATTCGTTTAACAATGGCTGGTGTTGCGAATCGAATGGGCTTTGCTTACGACGATATAGAAGATATGAAAATTGCTATTAGTGAAGCATGTACAAACATTGTACAACATGCATACAAAGAAGACGTTGGAGAAATTACAATTATTTTTGGTTTATATGAAGATCGATTAGAAATTATGGTTGCGGATAATGGGATTAGCTTTGATTTTAGCACCTTAAAAAATAAAGTTGGTCCGTATGATATTAGTAAACCAGTAGAACATTTGCCGGAAAATGGTTTAGGTTTATATTTAATCAATACATTAATGGATGATATACAAATTATGCATGATGAGGGCATGACAGTTTTAATGACAAAATATATACAAAGAGAGCAGGTGGAGAATGATGGAAATCCAATCTCAACCTACGAATCTTACTAA
- a CDS encoding protein-glutamate O-methyltransferase CheR — protein MENKYYNFDPSVDTDKRTNLEIELLLEAVFKLSGFDFRQYARTSIYRRICNRMQLSNIPTISKLIEKVIHEEGFLEQLLNDFSINVTEMFRNPTFFKALREHVIPELKKHPEIRIWHAGCATGEEVLSMSILLHEEGLSEKAVIYATDMNTNVLEKAKQGILPLNKMQTYTKNYLQAGGTQAFSNYYSTDSRFAYFNPSLLQNIIFAQHNLVTDQSFNEFHIILCRNVLIYFTGKLQNQVQQLFYESLGHHGFLCLGNKETLRFSDIMPHYTQFNPYEQIYQKIQ, from the coding sequence GTGGAAAATAAGTATTATAATTTTGATCCATCAGTAGATACGGATAAGCGTACGAACTTAGAAATTGAATTACTATTAGAAGCGGTATTTAAACTATCAGGATTTGATTTCCGCCAATATGCTCGTACTTCTATTTATAGAAGAATTTGCAATAGAATGCAGCTCTCTAATATCCCTACCATCTCAAAATTAATTGAAAAAGTAATTCATGAGGAAGGGTTTTTAGAACAGTTATTAAATGATTTCTCCATTAATGTAACTGAGATGTTCCGTAACCCTACCTTTTTTAAGGCGCTAAGAGAGCATGTTATTCCTGAATTAAAAAAGCATCCTGAAATTAGAATTTGGCATGCTGGATGCGCAACTGGTGAAGAAGTATTATCAATGTCCATCTTACTTCACGAAGAAGGATTAAGTGAAAAAGCTGTTATTTACGCAACAGATATGAATACAAATGTGTTAGAAAAAGCCAAACAAGGTATACTTCCATTAAATAAAATGCAAACTTATACGAAAAATTATTTACAAGCCGGGGGTACACAAGCATTTTCTAACTATTATTCAACGGATAGTCGTTTTGCTTATTTTAATCCTTCACTGTTACAAAACATTATTTTTGCACAGCATAATTTAGTAACCGATCAATCTTTTAACGAATTTCATATTATACTTTGCCGTAACGTTTTAATTTACTTTACAGGTAAACTTCAAAACCAAGTACAGCAACTATTTTATGAAAGTTTAGGTCACCATGGATTCCTATGTTTAGGAAATAAAGAAACTCTTCGTTTCTCGGATATAATGCCGCATTATACCCAATTTAATCCATACGAACAAATCTATCAAAAAATACAATAA
- a CDS encoding YjcZ family sporulation protein — protein MGFGGSCGGCGFAGGFALLVVLFILLIIVGAACFC, from the coding sequence ATGGGCTTTGGTGGTAGTTGTGGCGGCTGTGGCTTCGCTGGAGGATTTGCTTTATTAGTTGTATTGTTTATTTTATTAATCATCGTTGGAGCTGCTTGCTTCTGCTAA
- a CDS encoding S-layer homology domain-containing protein: protein MNFKQLILAGTVIASTTLTPLTNVQAENTVGFKDVPENHWSYKAIMDLKEKNIVAGYGNGMFGFGDNITRGQVARLIYAYLKPADELTTQKPFTDIEGHMFEKEILALNKAGIMNGFGNGKFGPDNVLTREQLAVVLTKAFNFQATSTTTFKDVDKNYWATNAISALQENKITTGTGDNKFEPQSLVTREQYALFLYNAINKSEKEPELKPTVIPQDLADDDIYYYEGWMESSSVLKRSVSKEAQNFVTQINTKYNAELKYAAIGGPGSEVVLFSPVLEGIPEFYGNFTVRGDDENNFTVNFVIERGQGNKALLELGKKWITMINPNLDLSKEIDNIVSSNTRTGNFEINKNNLKIEISLEKQNSSSDLMHVKINK from the coding sequence ATGAATTTTAAACAATTAATTTTAGCAGGGACAGTTATTGCATCAACAACACTAACTCCTCTAACAAATGTGCAAGCAGAAAATACAGTAGGATTTAAAGATGTTCCTGAAAATCACTGGTCTTATAAAGCAATTATGGATTTAAAAGAGAAAAATATTGTAGCTGGTTATGGAAACGGAATGTTTGGTTTTGGTGATAACATTACACGAGGACAAGTAGCTAGACTAATATATGCTTACTTGAAGCCAGCAGATGAACTTACTACACAAAAACCTTTCACAGATATAGAAGGGCATATGTTTGAAAAAGAAATTCTAGCTCTTAATAAAGCTGGTATTATGAACGGATTTGGTAATGGGAAATTTGGTCCAGATAATGTTTTAACACGTGAACAATTAGCTGTTGTATTAACAAAGGCATTTAACTTCCAAGCAACATCTACTACCACTTTCAAAGATGTAGATAAAAATTACTGGGCAACAAATGCTATCAGCGCATTACAAGAAAATAAAATCACGACGGGCACGGGTGATAATAAGTTTGAACCGCAAAGTCTCGTGACTCGTGAGCAGTATGCACTATTCTTATACAATGCAATTAATAAATCAGAAAAAGAGCCTGAGTTAAAGCCTACTGTTATACCGCAAGATTTAGCAGATGATGATATTTATTATTATGAAGGTTGGATGGAGAGCTCATCTGTACTGAAAAGATCTGTATCTAAGGAAGCACAAAATTTTGTTACTCAAATCAATACAAAATATAATGCGGAATTAAAGTATGCAGCGATAGGTGGTCCAGGTTCAGAGGTCGTTTTATTCTCTCCAGTATTAGAGGGGATTCCAGAATTTTATGGGAATTTCACTGTTAGGGGTGATGATGAAAATAACTTTACTGTTAATTTTGTAATTGAGAGAGGCCAAGGTAATAAGGCGTTACTAGAGTTAGGGAAAAAGTGGATCACTATGATAAATCCAAACTTAGATTTGAGTAAAGAGATTGATAATATAGTGTCTTCTAATACACGCACAGGTAATTTTGAAATAAATAAAAACAATCTTAAAATAGAGATAAGCTTAGAGAAGCAAAATTCTAGTAGTGATCTAATGCATGTTAAAATCAACAAGTAA
- a CDS encoding STAS domain-containing protein — MMNLAINILQNDLGYTVQLTGEIDAYTASDLKNKIMPIASEKEVHIVVDFHNVDYMDSTGLGVFIALLKAVKKNDGKLEFIGVSKRLKRLFDITGLTEILNLNSDAEKVERR; from the coding sequence ATGATGAATTTGGCAATAAATATTTTGCAAAATGATTTAGGTTATACTGTACAACTTACTGGTGAAATTGATGCGTATACGGCATCAGATTTGAAAAATAAGATTATGCCTATTGCAAGCGAGAAAGAGGTTCATATTGTAGTAGATTTTCATAACGTAGATTATATGGATAGTACTGGTTTAGGCGTTTTTATAGCTCTATTAAAAGCAGTTAAGAAAAATGATGGAAAACTAGAGTTTATCGGTGTATCTAAAAGACTAAAAAGATTATTTGATATTACAGGGTTAACAGAAATATTAAATTTGAATTCCGATGCTGAAAAAGTAGAAAGAAGGTGA
- a CDS encoding general stress protein: METKYSKPFVYEFITEKEAMNAANDLVKKGIDQEDIYVLTHEKERTDRIADNADVNTIGIKEEGLGTSIINVFQKTGDQLRNKMQELGLNEEEANFYEEKLDEGKILLFVKDLERVGEWLQERRCTYSI, translated from the coding sequence ATGGAAACGAAGTATAGTAAACCTTTTGTATATGAATTTATTACGGAGAAAGAGGCCATGAATGCGGCGAATGATCTAGTGAAGAAAGGAATAGACCAAGAAGATATTTACGTATTAACACATGAGAAAGAAAGGACAGATAGAATCGCAGACAATGCAGACGTGAATACAATTGGAATAAAAGAGGAAGGACTTGGGACAAGTATTATTAACGTCTTTCAAAAAACGGGAGATCAGTTAAGAAATAAGATGCAAGAGTTAGGGCTTAATGAGGAAGAAGCTAACTTTTATGAAGAAAAGCTGGATGAAGGGAAAATCTTGTTATTCGTTAAAGATTTAGAAAGAGTCGGTGAATGGTTACAAGAAAGAAGATGCACGTATTCTATTTAA
- a CDS encoding RNA polymerase sigma factor SigX, whose product MLTIENEESHACEMTFEDLFKQYYAYAVKQIIWIVKDQSIAEELAQEVFLQLYRSDWKGIENIPGWLIKSSTYVAYNHFRSEKRQQAKIDKEIQYHEVQNVSSLDDDWIRKEEITKVQTILNKMNDRERTLLLMKFSGFQYKEIAEILQIEISSIGTLLVRAKMKFRKIYKQMEEA is encoded by the coding sequence ATGTTAACGATAGAAAATGAAGAAAGTCATGCTTGTGAGATGACCTTTGAAGATTTATTTAAGCAGTACTATGCTTATGCTGTGAAACAGATTATATGGATTGTTAAAGATCAATCTATCGCTGAAGAGTTAGCACAAGAAGTATTTTTACAATTATATCGTAGTGATTGGAAAGGAATTGAAAACATCCCTGGATGGTTGATTAAATCTTCTACTTATGTTGCTTATAACCATTTCCGATCTGAAAAAAGGCAGCAAGCGAAGATTGATAAAGAAATACAATACCACGAAGTACAAAATGTATCATCATTAGACGATGATTGGATAAGAAAAGAAGAAATTACAAAGGTCCAAACGATACTAAATAAAATGAATGATCGAGAACGAACCCTTTTACTAATGAAATTCTCTGGTTTTCAATATAAAGAAATTGCAGAAATACTTCAAATTGAAATATCTTCTATTGGAACATTATTGGTCCGAGCCAAAATGAAATTTCGCAAGATTTATAAACAAATGGAGGAGGCATAA